One Paenibacillus sp. SYP-B4298 genomic window, CAGGTAGGCGAGCAGAGCATGCTAAGGCGCGCGGAAGAACTCTCGTTAAGGAACTCGGCAAAATGACCCCGTAACTTCGGGAGAAGGGGTGCCTCGGTAGGGTGAATAGCCCGAGGGGGCCGCAGTGAAAAGGCCCAAGCGACTGTTTAGCAAAAACACAGGTCTGTGCGAAGCCGCAAGGCGAAGTATACGGGCTGACGCCTGCCCGGTGCTGGAAGGTTAAGGGGAGCGGTTAGGAGCAATCCGAAGCTGTGAACCGAAGCCCCAGTAAACGGCGGCCGTAACTATAACGGTCCTAAGGTAGCGAAATTCCTTGTCAGGTAAATTCTGACCCGCACGAATGGCGTAACGACTTGGGCGCTGTCTCAACGAGAGATCCGGTGAAATTTTAATACCTGTGAAGATGCAGGTTACCCGCGACAAGACGGAAAGACCCCATGGAGCTTTACTGCAGCTTGATATTGGACTTTGGTACGATCTGTACAGGATAGGTGGGAGCCTGAGAAGCCTGAGCGCCAGCTTGGGTGGAGGCGCCGTTGGGATACCACCCTGATCGTATCGGAGTTCTAACCTGCCACCCTGAATCGGGTGGAGGGACCGTGTCAGGCGGGCAGTTTGACTGGGGCGGTCGCCTCCTAAAATGTAACGGAGGCGCCCCAAGGTTCCCTCAGAATGGTTGGAAATCATTCGAAGAGTGCAAAGGCATAAGGGAGCTTGACTGCGAGACCTACAAGTCGAGCAGGGACGAAAGTCGGGCTTAGTGATCCGGTGGTACCGAATGGAAGGGCCATCGCTCAACGGATAAAAGCTACCCTGGGGATAACAGGCTTATCTCCCCCAAGAGTCCACATCGACGGGGAGGTTTGGCACCTCGATGTCGGCTCATCGCATCCTGGGGCTGAAGTAGGTCCCAAGGGTTGGGCTGTTCGCCCATTAAAGCGGTACGCGAGCTGGGTTCAGAACGTCGTGAGACAGTTCGGTCCCTATCTGTCGTGGGCGTAGGAAATTTGAGAGGAGCTGTCCTTAGTACGAGAGGACCGGGATGGACGTACCGCTGGTGTACCAGTTGTTCCGCCAGGAGCACCGCTGGGTAGCTATGTACGGACGGGATAAGCGCTGAAAGCATCTAAGCGCGAAGCCCCCCTCAAGATGAGATTTCCCAACTAGTAAGACCCCTTGAAGACGACGAGGTAGATAGGCTGGGGGTGGAAGTGCAGCAATGCATGGAGCTGACCAGTACTAATCGGTCGAGGGCTTATCCTATGTAAGACTTCAGCTAATGAATGAACCTTTTGATTTCGCATCCAGTTTTCAGTGTGCAAGACATACTGACCGTTTGGTGGCAATGGCGGAAGGGAACCACGCGTACCCATCTCGAACACGACCGTTAAGCCTTCCAGCGCCGATGGTACTTGGACCGCAGGGTCCTGGGAGAGTAGGACGTCGCCAAGCACATAAGAGCCTGTCGCATTTTGCGGCAGGCTTTTTTGTGTTTTCTTCTGTTCTTACATTACTAGATGTCACATTATGACCTTGCTCCTTCGTAGTAGAGAGTAAGCACCAACAAAACAAGATGGAGGAAGGGAAGATCAGACATGAAGCATAAAATAAAATTATTAGTCGTCGCCGGGCTGCTGTTGGCCGTTTCCTCGGCCTTAGGAGCACCGCAGTTCTCATCTCTAAAGAACAGCAAGGGAGAGATTGTATATCAGGAGAAGTCTAATAAGGAAATCCACCCTAGAAAGTCTTCGGAGGATGAGCTGAAGCAACTGATGATTGTTAATTATGTGTGGGATCATGAGATTAAAAGCGGGGAAGCTGCTGTTATCTATGTGGCGAAGAATAATCCGGAGCAGCAACTGCATATTCGGGCCAACAATGAGACGTTGACGAAAATTGATGAGGTGCGGAATAAGCTTAAGTCTTCTGGCGTATCTGTGCCGAGCAAGTTGCCGGGAAATTTCAAGTTCAGCCATGCGGAGATACTCATGAGCAATACGGCTTACGATAAGCCCTATACAGATAAGGAAAAAATAGAGCTGGCTCAGAAGCTACAGAAGCAGGCGGCTGCTGCCAAGAAGGAATATGCAGTCATGCCGATTAAAACTACGGATCGGCTAATGAATGCTCGCATGTTCTACAAGCTAGGGAAAAAAGAGTTGGTCCTAGATGTGTACAATGCAGGCAAAGGGATTGTGACATCTTACGTAGAGGAGAATAATGCGGTGTCTAAAACCGTCATCTCCATCAATATGGCCGAGGTTCTGGTCACCAGTGATAAGGAAGCGGGAACCGCTGATCTCACATGGGTGGTAGAGCAGCCCAAGACCGGTGAGAAGCTGCAATACAAGTTGTCTTCATGGAGTAATGTGAAGGATGCGAAGGATAGAGTCAGCGATAAGGAACTGAAAAGTATAGCTAAGGAACTAATTAAGAAGTGATAGCGGCAAAATGTCACATTCGAGGAGAGCCGGTTCGTAGTAAAGGTATAAGGAGGGAGACAAATTGACGGATACAGAATGGCAGCAGGTGATTGCTAGCGTATTGCAAGGAGATCGTGAGGCCTTTAGCCAAGTGGTGCGGGGCTATCAGAAACCGATCTACTATTACTGCTATCATATGCTGCAACATGCTGCGGAGGCTGAAGACTGTGCGCAGGAGACGTTTCTGAAGCTATACCGCAGCTTGGAGAAGTACAATAACCGCCAGTCAGCAGAGGCTTGGTTGTACAAGATTGCTTATCATCAGTGCATTGACTTGCTGCGCAAACGAAAGCTTGCAAGGTATCTCCCATTCTTTTATCAAAGGGACAAGGATCATCGGCATGTGGATCAACAGATCGATGCCACCTACTTTGATGAGGAGGTGCACAGAGCGATGAGCAAACTTACTGGTGAAGAGAGGAACCTGTTGATTTTG contains:
- a CDS encoding RNA polymerase sigma factor, translated to MTDTEWQQVIASVLQGDREAFSQVVRGYQKPIYYYCYHMLQHAAEAEDCAQETFLKLYRSLEKYNNRQSAEAWLYKIAYHQCIDLLRKRKLARYLPFFYQRDKDHRHVDQQIDATYFDEEVHRAMSKLTGEERNLLILRCVEDMSYDKMAVILQTRPATLRKRYERTAAKFRNYFREVKGENSYDHRAKGSGAEAALAKKAAT